The Leptolyngbya sp. CCY15150 region GCAAAAGGTTAGTGCGGCTACTATATCGTGAACACCAGATAGAGAAGGGCGATCGCAATTAATCGCGATGAAGTCTGCTGAGTAGCCAGGAACCAGTGCGCCAATATCATCTCGTCCTAGCACCCGCGCGCCTCCTAGGGTTGCTAGTTCTAGCACATCTCGCGCTGACATCACCGAGGCATCACAACTGCCGACCCGGGCTAAGAGCATAGCCATGCGAGCTTCATGCAGCAGATTAGTAGCATCATTGGAAGCAGCCCCATCTACCCCAAGTCCGACAGGGACATTGTGGTTGAGCATCTTCCGAATGGGGGCAATGCCGCTGGCTAGGCGCATGTTGCTGCAAGGACAATGAGCAACGCCGGTTCCGGTGCGGCCAAACTTAGCGATCGCATCATCACTAAGCTGGACACAATGGGCGTGCCAGACGTCATGCCCTAGCCACCCCACGGACTCAGCATAATCTCCTGGCCGCAAACCAAAGGTGGCCAAGCTGTAGTCTACATCGGATTGATTTTCTGCTAAGTGAGTATGAAGCCGTACTTGAGGGTGCGATCGCGCTATGGCAGCCGATTCTCGCATCAGATCTTGGGACACTGAGAAGGGCGAGCAGGGTGCAAGGGTCATCCGGGTCATGGCATGACGCGATGGATCATGGTACTGCTCAATCAGCCGGAGACTATCGCTGAGGATATCTGCTTCTCGTTCTACTAACGTATCTGGCGGCAGCCCACCGTTGCTTTGCCCAACGCTCATGCTACCTCGACTAGCGTGAAACCTTAAACCTATGTCCTTGGCTGCCTGGATAGCGTCATCTAAGGTGCAATCATTAGGATACAGATAGAGGTGATCGCTGGCGGTGGTGCAACCCGATAACATCAGTTCTGCTGCCGCCATTTGAGTACTGAGATAAATTCCCTCTGATGTTAAGTTTGCCCAGAGAGGATAGAGAGATGTGAGCCAGTTAAATAAGTCACAATTCTGAGCGGCAGGAACGGCGCGAGTAAGACATTGAAAAAAGTGGTGGTGGGTATTAACAAGCCCAGGGAGGACAACATGCCGCCCTCGTAGATCTAGCACATCATCAGCCGTCTGGGGCAACTCGTCGGTAGTTCCAACCTGCTCGATGATGTTATCGCGAATCAGTAGTGCTCCATCAGCGATTTCTCGCCGTTCCGCATCCATGGTGACTAATGTATGGCAGTGTTGAATCAGTAGCGTTGTCATAGACCTCCCTGTAGGGCAATTTAGTATGGCAAGGTAGAGCTAGCATAGGGCGATCGCGATTCAAGAAGACCTCAAGGGCTGAGATGCTTGGAGCAGGTTGAAACCTGATTGCCTATGCTTAGCGGTGTTGGATCATGATTCTAAACCATGGTTGTCTAATTTTCTTGAACCTATCTCCTAGTTCGGCATGACTGAATTGATAGATGATTTTCCCTCATCCCTAACCCTTCTCCCCAGGGAGAAGAGAGCTAGAACTCCTGTTCCCTCTTCCTAGGAAGAGGGCTAGGGTGAGGGCGGATTGAGCCATTCATACTTGTATTCAGCAACGCCCCTAGTTCTAGATGGGGTTAAAGGCAGCGATCGCTATCTGTATTTTTTCTAGGGAGCTAGATGTAACGCTGACAATGCCTGTTTTGCATTGACTGCCAAATTTGTTGGATAGAGTTAAGATAGCTGATTGAGGAATAAAATATTTTTTCAGTCCACACCAGCTAATCCTTCTCTGATAGTTTTTAACTCTTCAGATGCCCTTATCTTAAGATCGATTAGGCATAAAGTCTCAAGACTCTAGCCAAATAGGATCATGACGATGAATAATACCCCCCTGCACAACTGAAGCGCGAATACCTGCGATCATAGTGTGGTGCTGAATAGTGGTGCGTAGAATATCTAAATCTTGGGGCAGCCCCTGTTGGGCGAGAGTGGTCACCACACAACGGGGACAGGCGGTATCAATCTGTAGGCGTACCTGATCGCCGATGGCTAATAATCCACCCACCCAGGCATCTTCCACAAACCCTGCGTCCGACTCAGTGGGTTCGATCAGAATATTCGGGCGAAACCGGCAGGGCTCAAACTGGCCGTCTGGGTAGAGCGCCTGCAGGCTTGAGAGCGTTGAAGTCGTCACCAAATGGATGGGACAAGAGTCAAAAAAAGTGCCTGTGGGCAGCACCAGTTCTGTGAC contains the following coding sequences:
- a CDS encoding 8-oxoguanine deaminase, whose translation is MTTLLIQHCHTLVTMDAERREIADGALLIRDNIIEQVGTTDELPQTADDVLDLRGRHVVLPGLVNTHHHFFQCLTRAVPAAQNCDLFNWLTSLYPLWANLTSEGIYLSTQMAAAELMLSGCTTASDHLYLYPNDCTLDDAIQAAKDIGLRFHASRGSMSVGQSNGGLPPDTLVEREADILSDSLRLIEQYHDPSRHAMTRMTLAPCSPFSVSQDLMRESAAIARSHPQVRLHTHLAENQSDVDYSLATFGLRPGDYAESVGWLGHDVWHAHCVQLSDDAIAKFGRTGTGVAHCPCSNMRLASGIAPIRKMLNHNVPVGLGVDGAASNDATNLLHEARMAMLLARVGSCDASVMSARDVLELATLGGARVLGRDDIGALVPGYSADFIAINCDRPSLSGVHDIVAALTFCQTDSVDYSFINGKKVVDHGQLTTVDLPKLVEQVNHYAQTTMDKPV